In Crateriforma spongiae, the following proteins share a genomic window:
- a CDS encoding hydroxypyruvate isomerase family protein: MFDRRALLKSAAVAAAATMTSRVVSAQQSSQPKFNLGYAPHPGMFKNLAGKDVIDQIKFCADQGFTAFEYNGLPGETPEMQEKIGKTLSDLNMQMGVFVAYGSFDKPTFARPADDTTAEILSKMNDAVTIAKRVNAKWCTVVPGSVDQQHGEQEKWNRYGGPRLAMGYQTANVIDTLRRCVDVVEPHGLVMVLEPLNWYANHGGTFLQKSDQAFAICRAVNSPSCKILFDIYHQQITEGNLIPNIDACYSEIAYFQSGDNPGRKEPYTGEINYKGVFEHLHQKGYKGVIGMEHGNSQRGADGERKVIEAYRQADSFA; this comes from the coding sequence ATGTTTGATCGACGAGCCTTGTTGAAATCCGCCGCAGTTGCCGCGGCCGCCACGATGACGTCGCGTGTCGTTTCCGCTCAGCAGTCATCGCAGCCGAAGTTCAATTTGGGGTATGCACCGCACCCCGGGATGTTCAAGAACTTGGCCGGCAAAGACGTGATTGATCAGATCAAGTTTTGTGCCGACCAGGGATTCACCGCTTTTGAATACAACGGCTTGCCGGGTGAAACGCCCGAAATGCAAGAAAAGATCGGGAAGACGCTTTCCGATCTGAACATGCAAATGGGCGTCTTTGTCGCTTATGGAAGTTTCGACAAGCCGACGTTCGCACGCCCCGCCGATGACACCACCGCGGAAATTTTGTCCAAGATGAACGACGCGGTCACCATCGCCAAACGCGTCAATGCCAAATGGTGCACCGTCGTGCCCGGCAGCGTTGATCAACAGCATGGCGAACAAGAAAAATGGAATCGATACGGCGGCCCTCGTTTGGCCATGGGATATCAAACGGCCAACGTGATCGACACTCTGCGGCGCTGCGTCGACGTGGTCGAACCCCATGGCTTGGTCATGGTATTGGAACCGCTGAACTGGTACGCCAACCACGGCGGAACCTTCCTACAGAAAAGCGATCAAGCCTTTGCAATCTGTCGTGCGGTGAACAGCCCCTCGTGCAAGATCTTGTTCGATATTTATCACCAACAGATCACCGAAGGCAACCTGATCCCCAACATCGACGCTTGCTATAGCGAGATTGCCTACTTCCAGTCGGGTGACAATCCGGGACGAAAAGAACCCTACACCGGCGAGATCAATTACAAGGGCGTCTTCGAGCACTTGCACCAAAAGGGTTACAAGGGCGTGATCGGCATGGAACACGGCAACAGCCAACGTGGTGCCGATGGTGAACGCAAAGTGATCGAAGCCTATCGACAAGCGGATTCGTTTGCGTGA
- a CDS encoding sensor histidine kinase, translated as MPTTPSPSSSPATTQQQLEFLQGQLRQNQALAALGALTGTATHEFNNVLMTIINYAKLGLRNEDTASRTKALTKILEASERAAKITGTILAQARNRSDSLEPTNLVEIVESSLVLLEREMRKYRIAVETDFADNAPRAQASGNQIQRVLLNLLINARQAMPEGGTVLVRIAPGGEGRCVELTVRDSGTGIPADKLPKIFEPFFTTKSGPDDSGKGGTGLGLAACKEIIDRHGGRIRVESTVGVGTAFIIRLPIAGDQQAAA; from the coding sequence ATGCCCACCACGCCATCGCCGTCGTCCTCACCCGCCACTACGCAACAACAACTGGAATTCTTGCAAGGACAGTTGCGCCAAAACCAAGCGTTGGCTGCGTTGGGGGCGCTGACCGGCACGGCGACGCATGAGTTCAACAATGTGCTGATGACGATCATCAACTATGCCAAGCTGGGGCTGCGCAACGAAGACACCGCCAGCCGCACCAAAGCACTGACGAAAATCTTGGAAGCGTCCGAACGCGCCGCGAAAATCACCGGGACGATCCTGGCACAGGCGCGGAACCGAAGCGATTCGCTGGAACCGACTAACCTGGTGGAAATCGTCGAAAGTTCCCTCGTGTTGTTGGAACGAGAGATGCGAAAGTATCGGATCGCCGTGGAAACTGATTTCGCCGACAACGCCCCCCGTGCCCAGGCCAGCGGGAATCAGATCCAGCGTGTCTTGCTGAACCTGTTGATCAATGCGCGGCAAGCGATGCCCGAAGGCGGCACGGTCTTGGTTCGCATCGCCCCCGGCGGGGAAGGTCGCTGTGTCGAATTAACGGTGCGTGATTCGGGAACCGGGATCCCCGCGGACAAGTTGCCCAAGATCTTCGAACCATTTTTTACGACCAAATCCGGTCCCGATGATTCGGGCAAGGGTGGGACCGGGTTGGGCCTGGCGGCTTGCAAAGAAATCATCGACCGCCATGGCGGTCGCATCCGTGTCGAAAGCACCGTCGGCGTGGGCACCGCCTTCATCATTCGATTGCCCATCGCCGGTGACCAACAAGCAGCCGCCTAG
- a CDS encoding NAD(+) synthase — MESDEAFPHGIFRIAAASPRVTVAQPSANVDAIESLIHSVDADLILLPELALTGYTCGDLFAQDDLLRATADGLSRLIESSSGNHRVMVVGLPWRVGGSLMNVAAVIQNGQLAGMVPKSYLPTYREFYEGRHFRPAGDADPDHVSWAGRYIPFGTDLLFQIRDAVIGIEICEDFWTPVPPSSHAAVAGANVLLNLSASNETIGKATWRRDLVTSQSGRCIAAYAYASSGRLESTSDLVFGGHCLIAENGTVLTESRRIGDGRDPMIFDEATAVADVDLQRLAHDRQVIGSFDDLLPQLPKSYRRITLPTSTLTKRTDLLRRVDAHPFVPDESAELDARCAEIFAIQTAGLAKRLSCIGNDTTLSIGVSGGLDSTLALLVAVRACQSTGRSLQTICGITMPGFGTTTHTKTSADRLIDLTGIRGETIDIRPLCLDTFLSLGHQPLGIAIDDNTTVQQLQDELIATPDDATDLVFENVQARVRTMLLMNRGFVLGTGDMSEQALGWSTYNADHMSMYNVNTSIPKTLVRFLVRYAADHYFEGELRKVLHRIADTPISPELLPPAADGTIRQSTEQSIGAYELHDFFLYHFVRNGFSREKILHLAGHARFDQDYAPEHIATVLDTFLRRFFANQFKRNCVPDGPKVGSVSLSPRGDWRMPSDGNGGDFRDSSAG, encoded by the coding sequence ATTGAATCTGACGAAGCTTTTCCCCACGGTATCTTCCGAATCGCTGCCGCCAGCCCACGAGTCACGGTGGCACAACCGTCGGCCAATGTCGACGCCATCGAATCGTTGATTCATTCGGTCGATGCCGATTTGATTCTGTTGCCCGAACTGGCGCTGACCGGATACACGTGTGGCGACCTGTTCGCGCAAGACGATCTTTTGCGGGCAACTGCCGACGGGCTTTCGCGTCTGATCGAATCCAGCAGTGGCAACCATCGCGTGATGGTGGTGGGGTTGCCGTGGCGGGTCGGCGGGTCGTTGATGAACGTGGCCGCGGTGATCCAGAACGGCCAGTTGGCGGGAATGGTTCCCAAATCATATTTGCCGACGTACCGGGAATTCTATGAGGGCCGACACTTTCGCCCGGCAGGCGATGCTGATCCGGATCATGTGTCGTGGGCGGGACGGTACATTCCCTTTGGCACTGATCTGTTATTTCAGATTCGTGACGCCGTGATCGGGATCGAAATCTGTGAGGACTTTTGGACTCCGGTGCCTCCGTCCAGTCATGCCGCGGTTGCCGGTGCGAATGTGTTGCTGAACCTTTCGGCCAGCAATGAAACGATCGGGAAAGCAACGTGGCGGCGAGATCTGGTGACCAGCCAATCAGGGCGATGCATTGCGGCGTATGCGTATGCGTCGTCGGGGCGATTGGAATCGACGTCCGACTTGGTCTTCGGCGGACACTGTCTGATTGCGGAAAACGGCACGGTTCTGACCGAGTCGCGCCGCATCGGTGACGGACGAGATCCGATGATTTTTGATGAAGCGACTGCGGTCGCCGACGTCGACCTGCAGCGATTGGCACATGATCGCCAGGTGATCGGTTCGTTCGATGACCTATTGCCTCAGTTGCCAAAGTCGTATCGCCGCATCACGTTGCCGACCTCGACGTTGACGAAGCGTACCGATTTGCTGCGTCGCGTGGATGCTCACCCCTTTGTCCCGGACGAATCCGCCGAACTGGACGCACGGTGTGCCGAGATCTTTGCCATTCAAACGGCCGGCCTGGCGAAACGTCTGTCGTGCATCGGCAACGACACGACGCTGTCGATTGGGGTCTCCGGTGGGCTGGACAGCACCTTGGCGTTGTTGGTCGCGGTGCGGGCGTGTCAGTCGACCGGGCGATCCCTGCAGACGATTTGTGGAATCACCATGCCAGGGTTTGGGACGACCACTCACACCAAAACCAGCGCCGATCGGTTGATCGACCTGACCGGGATTCGTGGTGAAACCATCGACATCCGCCCGCTTTGTTTGGACACGTTTCTGTCGCTCGGTCACCAGCCTTTGGGCATCGCGATTGATGACAACACCACGGTGCAGCAACTGCAAGACGAACTGATTGCGACACCGGACGACGCCACGGATTTGGTGTTCGAAAACGTCCAGGCTCGCGTGCGGACGATGCTGTTGATGAACCGAGGTTTCGTGCTGGGGACCGGTGATATGAGCGAACAGGCTCTCGGCTGGTCCACTTACAACGCCGATCACATGTCGATGTACAACGTCAATACATCGATCCCCAAAACCCTGGTTCGCTTTTTGGTCCGGTATGCGGCCGATCATTATTTCGAAGGTGAACTGCGGAAGGTGCTGCATCGGATCGCTGATACACCGATTTCCCCAGAATTGTTACCGCCGGCCGCGGATGGGACGATTCGGCAAAGTACCGAACAGTCCATCGGTGCGTACGAGCTGCACGATTTCTTCCTTTATCATTTCGTTCGTAACGGTTTCAGCCGGGAAAAGATCCTTCATTTAGCCGGTCACGCGCGGTTCGACCAAGACTATGCACCGGAGCATATCGCCACGGTGTTGGACACGTTCTTGCGGCGGTTCTTTGCCAACCAGTTCAAGCGGAATTGTGTTCCGGATGGTCCCAAGGTGGGCAGCGTCAGCTTGTCGCCACGGGGCGATTGGCGGATGCCAAGTGATGGCAATGGTGGTGACTTTCGCGATTCGTCGGCCGGCTAA
- a CDS encoding type II secretion system F family protein: protein MKLSSVAGFTRRFGTGLHAGANIVDLLRAEAKQGSARQRDALNDLADQASQGEQLHAAMKRSGQFFPPLLQSMTRVGESTGRLERTMFSLASHYETQLALRRAFIGAITLPVLQLVAGLGVLSLLIWILGVLTPATGGQMSDVLGLGLRGPRGVLIFWGYILAILAMIFGALWAFSRNVAGVQNLIPLLYMIPGLGPSLQTITLARFSRTLALSLDAGLDPVRSIQLALDSTDSDYYRAASDRVEQAIRGGATLSGALEAASVFPDDFISRVEVAELSGTDAESIDGLANEYDERAKTAMRAIAGLASGLVWATMILVLVFFVVRLLMSVMGMYRQALEPI from the coding sequence ATGAAACTCAGTTCCGTCGCCGGATTCACACGACGATTCGGCACGGGGCTGCACGCCGGCGCGAACATCGTTGATTTGTTGCGTGCCGAGGCCAAGCAGGGTTCGGCGCGGCAACGTGATGCATTGAACGATTTGGCCGACCAGGCATCTCAGGGCGAACAGTTGCACGCGGCGATGAAACGCAGCGGTCAGTTTTTTCCGCCGCTTTTACAGTCGATGACTCGCGTGGGGGAATCGACCGGTCGATTGGAACGGACAATGTTTTCGCTGGCCAGTCATTACGAGACTCAGCTGGCATTGCGTCGCGCGTTCATCGGCGCAATCACGTTGCCCGTTTTGCAATTGGTCGCGGGGCTGGGGGTGCTGAGTCTGTTGATTTGGATTCTGGGCGTCCTGACGCCGGCAACCGGCGGCCAGATGAGCGATGTACTGGGGCTGGGCTTACGCGGTCCCCGTGGCGTGCTGATTTTTTGGGGCTACATCTTGGCGATTTTGGCCATGATTTTTGGTGCACTCTGGGCGTTCAGCAGGAACGTTGCGGGAGTCCAGAATCTGATTCCACTGCTGTACATGATTCCGGGTCTGGGACCGTCATTGCAAACGATCACGTTGGCCCGTTTCAGTCGCACATTGGCGTTGTCGTTGGATGCCGGATTGGATCCGGTCCGGTCGATCCAGTTGGCTTTGGACAGTACTGACAGTGATTACTACCGGGCCGCGTCGGACCGAGTGGAACAGGCGATTCGCGGCGGCGCGACGTTGTCGGGAGCTTTGGAAGCGGCGTCCGTTTTTCCTGACGATTTCATCAGTCGTGTGGAGGTGGCCGAGCTGTCTGGAACGGACGCCGAATCCATCGACGGACTTGCCAACGAATACGATGAGCGTGCCAAGACGGCCATGCGGGCGATCGCCGGGCTGGCCAGCGGTTTGGTTTGGGCCACCATGATTTTGGTGCTGGTGTTTTTCGTCGTCCGCTTGCTGATGTCGGTCATGGGCATGTACAGACAAGCGTTGGAGCCGATCTGA
- a CDS encoding purine-nucleoside phosphorylase: protein MLIAPDTGRPAIRRPTTAFCVGLTHHRRFASTRRTTDLVPLPSQHTAMAKQNSTASPDRVLERAVDLVRRQCDLVPKVAVVLGSGLGGVADRIDAVATIPFDSLPGFAASTAAGHRGQLILGHIDGVAVVAMAGRLHRYEGHRRDAIVFPIQLMAQLGAETLIVSNAAGGIDPRLNVGDIVLIDSHIDWIHGGPNRTGTAISGVLHRQPQIYDPQLMQWASDAAVADGFAMQRGTYLATTGPTYETRAEYRMMRRIGADLAGMSTVPETIAGASMGMRVLALSMVSNVANPDQPQAASHEEVLQAGRQAAGKLESVVRCIVSKHRNQTSG, encoded by the coding sequence ATGTTGATCGCACCGGACACCGGTCGTCCAGCGATCCGTCGTCCGACAACCGCGTTTTGCGTCGGTTTGACGCACCACCGTCGCTTCGCGTCGACCCGACGCACGACCGATCTCGTTCCTTTGCCTTCGCAACACACCGCCATGGCCAAACAGAACTCGACCGCGTCGCCCGACCGCGTCCTTGAACGCGCCGTGGACTTGGTCCGTCGGCAATGCGACCTCGTTCCCAAAGTCGCTGTGGTGCTGGGAAGCGGACTGGGCGGCGTTGCGGACCGGATCGACGCCGTCGCCACGATCCCTTTCGATTCCTTACCCGGCTTCGCCGCGTCGACCGCGGCCGGACATCGCGGCCAACTGATCCTTGGGCACATCGACGGCGTTGCCGTGGTGGCGATGGCAGGACGATTGCATCGCTACGAAGGTCATCGCCGTGACGCGATCGTTTTTCCGATTCAGTTGATGGCACAACTTGGTGCGGAAACTTTGATCGTCAGCAATGCGGCCGGCGGGATTGATCCGCGGCTGAACGTCGGCGACATCGTCCTGATCGACAGCCACATCGACTGGATCCATGGCGGACCCAACCGCACCGGCACTGCAATCTCCGGCGTTCTTCACCGCCAACCGCAAATCTATGATCCCCAATTGATGCAGTGGGCCTCGGACGCCGCGGTCGCCGACGGTTTCGCCATGCAACGCGGTACTTACTTGGCCACGACGGGACCGACCTACGAAACGCGTGCGGAGTACCGCATGATGCGACGCATCGGCGCGGACTTGGCCGGCATGAGTACGGTGCCCGAAACCATCGCCGGAGCGTCGATGGGGATGAGAGTCCTGGCGCTGTCGATGGTCAGCAACGTCGCCAATCCGGACCAACCGCAAGCAGCCAGCCACGAGGAAGTCTTGCAGGCCGGTCGCCAGGCGGCGGGGAAACTGGAATCCGTGGTTCGCTGCATCGTGTCGAAACATCGCAACCAGACGTCCGGGTGA